The following nucleotide sequence is from Cucumis melo cultivar AY chromosome 1, USDA_Cmelo_AY_1.0, whole genome shotgun sequence.
TCGTAAGACGGTAACCAATAGGTGTAAATCGAGCCGCTAACCGGATTGAAGACCAATGGAGTGTAAGTTAGGGATTTAGAAAGATCAACATTGGGAGAAAATCTGTACGGACCTTTAGATCCAAAGATAGCAACACCAGGTCCTGACCTCGCTCCTGGTAAACAAATGGCGAAAAACTTAGGACTATTGAATTTCGCGCTAATCACCGATGGAATCGACAAGTTGGAACGGCCGAGCGCCGCAAGGCCAATGACATTCTTAGCAAGACCTCGGAGGAAATTGGTCTTGACGCATGCGAAAGGAAATTCAGGAGTGCGACGGAGTAGACCGGATTTGGAGCCGTCTGGGGTGGAGAGAGCGAGAACATCAGTGATCAGACTCTCGGAATCGGTGAGCTCAGGGTGAAAATAATCAACAAATTGATCTCTTATGGATGGCTTTTCTGGATAACCGAAAGAGAAGATGGTATTGACGGTGTCGTTAGAGCACATGGAAGATGGAACTTCGACGCAGGTGCTGCCAATACCCTGGCCAAAGGAATCGGCGAGCGGGGTATTGTTAATGACGAATTGGTAAGAGGAAGAGTTGTAATTTTTGTAGCAGTCGATCCAGGAGAAGGCCCCGCCGAGGTCGAGGTGGAGGCTGGCCGGGCGGAGGGGAGTTTTGAGGTTGACGGAGATGGAGTAGAGGCGAGAGTTATGATCGTTGTAAATGGAAGCAATGAAAGCTGTTTGAAGGGAATACAAAGGAAATGAagtaagaaagaagaagaagaaaaagaggagaGGTGTCGACATTTTTGTTTGTTGCATTCTTAGTTTGAAATGGAACTCCTCCCTTTTATACAGCAATAAACCATTTAAAAAAGGCttcaactttattttttttaagaaaagagagagagaaagaaaaacgtgctcaatttataaattaaaaaaataagaaattgtaaaaaataaattgtttgataaaatatttaggGAGCCTTTGGTACAGTAGGATTAGTGCTATAATAATCCTAAGTATTAtacaaatttcataaacttattttattaaataatcttACTACATCTATCGTgatgtttcattttttttcatgcGTATATATTGCACATCAAATTAAAGAAGCTTTCTAAATTGAACGTtcatattaatattttaagttGCGATCTTGTGTTTGcactaattttctttttcatgaaTATATTTGTCATTAGAtgcaatatttttcttaaaatcaatTTTCCTTGAATTTCTTAATTACGatgttcatttaataaattatcattattttcaccactttttcttttttgacgTACACATGTAATGGAAAACATGTAAACACAAACCACTATTATTAGAATTGCTTACATAAGATTCTTACTCTATTAAACTTTGACCTATCTCGACATAATGCTTACATTGGCATACTAGTTTAAGCATACATCGCTACTATTCTGGtaaaaaagaaatgcaaaagAAATTTCAAATATGCATTTCCATGTTGGTCATCTTCTTTGATTTATAGCTAAGACATTTTACTAAGAATGACTAAAAAATGTCTAGATCTAATCTTTTGTTCTAATAGTAAGTATTT
It contains:
- the LOC103492684 gene encoding probable aspartic proteinase GIP1; this encodes MSTPLLFFFFFFLTSFPLYSLQTAFIASIYNDHNSRLYSISVNLKTPLRPASLHLDLGGAFSWIDCYKNYNSSSYQFVINNTPLADSFGQGIGSTCVEVPSSMCSNDTVNTIFSFGYPEKPSIRDQFVDYFHPELTDSESLITDVLALSTPDGSKSGLLRRTPEFPFACVKTNFLRGLAKNVIGLAALGRSNLSIPSVISAKFNSPKFFAICLPGARSGPGVAIFGSKGPYRFSPNVDLSKSLTYTPLVFNPVSGSIYTYWLPSYEYYVGLSAIRINGKVVPFNTSLLPFESIHGRGGAKISTSTNYGLLQSSIYRAFATVFMKEAAVLNFKLINAVEPFGVCYAAKSVGVTAEGHAKAPVVDLVMEKGKVVWKLGGRNTMVRIKKKGVDAWCLGFINGGEFPRTPIVIGGLQMEDHLLQFDLEKFRFGFSSSALTEGTSCSKFQLQFYQQQFPLNNFREKFGLNFKFG